The segment TTAAGTGCTATCCGGGCCCGATGAACCAAGTGTTTATGAATTTGTTAGCAAATGCGATCGATGCTGTGGAGGATGCTTGGGAAAAAGACCAACGTCCTCTGATAATTACTATTAGTACGGAAGTTGTGACCGAAAGTGCGATCGTCCGAATTGCCGATAATGGGTTGGGAATGACGGATGAGATTCAACAACATTTGTTTGAACCTCTGTTTACTACAAAAGCTGTAGGTAAGGGCACTGGGCTGGGATTGTCGATTGCTAAGCAGATTGTGACAGATAAGCACGGTGGTAAATTATTTTGCAAGTCGATGGCGGGGAAAGGTACTGAATTTGCGATCGAACTTCCTATTTAATTTTAAGATTATTTATGGTCAAACTATTAGGTTCGTAGTGAGGACTTTAGTCCTTCTTTATGCGGACTAAAGTCCACACTACGAACCTTCTATCATGATCAAATAGGTTCGTAGTGAGGACTTTAGTCCTTCTTGATGCGGACTAAAGTCCGCACTACGAACCTTCTATCATGATCAAATAGGTTCGTAGTGAGGACTTTAGTCCTTCTTGATGCGGACTAAAGTCCGCACTACGAACCTTCTATCACGATTAAATAGGTTCGTAGTGAGGACTTTAGTCCTTCTTGATGCGGACTAAAGTCCGCACTACGAACCTTCTATCACGATTAAATAGGTTCGTAGTGAGGACTTTAGTCCTTCTTGATGCGGACTAAAGTCCGCACTACGAACCTTCTATCACGATTAAATAGGTTCGTAGTGAGGACTTTAGTCCTTCTTGATGCGGACTAAAGTCCGCACTACGAACCTTCTATCACGATTAAATAGGTTCGTAGTGAGGACTTTAGTCCTTCTTGATGCGGACTAAAGTCCGCACTACGAACCTTCTATCACGATTAAATAGGTTCGTAGTGAGGACTTTAGTCCTTCTTGATGCGGACTAAAGTCCGCACTACGAACCTTCTATCACGATTAAATAGGTTCGTAGTGAGGACTTTAGTCCTTCTTGATGCGGACTAAAGTCCGCACTACGAACCTTGAATTAATAGCTAATTTGCAAAGTCACAGAAGCATCTATCTGCTGTTCCCCTCCCACCACGGGCGTTATAGCAAAATTAGCACTACGAGACTGTACCTGTCCGTACATAGGAGGTGGCGCACTCGCACCGTTGACTTGAATTCCGAGAATTTCTCCCCGCTTGAGGTTGAGCGCGCTCAGGACTGCATCTGCTTGCGATTGAGCGTCTTGAGTTGCTTTTTTGAGTGCTTGTTTTTGAGCTTGTTCGATCGCACTTTCGGCGGCTACAAAACTCACACCTTGAATTCGGGTTGCTCCGGCCCTCACCGCATCATCGAGCAAAGTGCCGGCAGAGCCAGTATTGATGCGAAAACTGACGGTATTTGTAGCAGTATACCCGATTATGCGCTGCTGGTTGCTTTCGTTGCTGTAATTCGGGTTGAGGTTGATGCCGGTGGTTTCGAGTTTTTCTACTTGGCGCGATCGCAGCAATTCTACCACAGCGGACGATTGTTTTGCCGCTTCCTGCTGCGCCTCGGCCGCCGTTGTCCCCACTACTTCCACCCCCAAACGCACGAGAGTTTGAGTTGTCGGAATTGCTTCGACACCGCGCCCAGTCACAGTCAGCGCTCTGATTCGCTGTTCCTGAGCCACCGCCGGATCTAACCCCGTGAAACTTACGAGAGTTAAGGTTAAACATAACGCTGTTAGCAGACTGCGAAAATCAACTCTAGTACCGCCTTGCAAATTTGAATTCATAAACTCAATGCTCCTCACATACAACAGATGCTATACTTGACCTTCACATGGGAATTGTTAAATAGTCAGCCTGTTACATTTTTAGTAACTAAAATTTTTAGTCATTGGTCATTTGTCATTGGTCATTAGTCATTAGTCATTAGTCATTAGTCATTAGTCATTAGTCATTTGTCATTGGTCATTAGTTTTTATATGCAATCTTTGAAACAAGCTGCCCGCCAACTCAAAAAAGAGACTTACGCGGTTTATTTAGCCAGTATAGACCAGAGAGTACCTTGGTATGCGAGAATTTTAGCGGGTGTGACAGTTGCCTATGCTTTTAGCCCGATCGACTTAATTCCTGATTTCATCCCAATTCTGGGCTACTTGGACGATTTAATCATTGTACCGTTGGGCATTTGGCTGGTACTGAAGATGATTCCGCCAGAAGTTTTAGCCGAATGTCGGGAAAAAGCAGCCGCAGAAATAGAGCGAGGAAAACCGATAAATCGGACAGCAGCCGCTGTGATTATTGCTATTTGGATTGGTTTGGGAATATTATCAGCAATTTGGCTGAAACAAATATTGAAGCGTTAATAATTCAAACGGTATTTATAATACCCGGCGGTTGAAACCGCGGCTACACAGACACTCACGCGCCTCCGCGGGGTTGAAGAATAGGCGGTGAAAATTGTGTTAGAACACCCGGCGGTTGAAACCGCGGCTACACAGACACTCACGCGCCTCCGCGGGTTGAAGAATATGCGTTGAAAATTATGTTATTTCTTCGTCCGCGGAGGTGGTCGCTGAGCTTGTCGAAGTGCGGACATCGTTTGTGTAGACGCGGTTTCAACCGCCGGGTATTGATGATATTATGTTATATGCCGATCGCACCCGCCGACGCGGGTTGAAGAATAGGCGGTGAAAATTGTGTTAGAATTCCCGGCGGTTGAAACCGCGGCTACACAGACACTCACGCGCCTTCGCGGGTTGAAGAATATGCGGTTAAAATTGTGTTTTACCTTATTCTATCTTCGTCCGCGGAGGTGGTCGCTGAGCTTGTCGAAGTGCGGACATTGTTTGTGTAGACGCGGTTTCAACCGCCGGGTATTCATGATATTATATTATATGCCGATCGCACCCTACGTTAAAAAAACTCCCGGTATCACATACCAAGTATTATTTATCCCTTAAAAAAATCCAACAACTAACCTTCCAACTATGACTCAAACTACCGATTACCTCAGCCACCTCAACCCATCCCAGCGCCAATCAGTCGTCCATTACAACGGGCCGCTGTTAGTAGTAGCAGGCGCCGGTTCCGGGAAAACGCGAGCTCTAACTTATCGCGTAGCTAACTTAGTACGCACCAACCGAGTCGATCCAGAAAATATTCTAGCGGTGACATTTACCAATAAAGCCGCTAGGGAGATGAAAGAAAGAATTGAGAAATTGCTGGCGACTCAGCAAGCTGAAGCGGAATATAGCAAGCCTTTGGCAGATTTGGCGCCGGAAATACAGACGAAATTGCGATCGCAAATTTACCACAGAATTACCAAACACATTTGGATGGGAACTTTTCACTCTCTGTGCGGCAGAATTCTCCGCTACGACATAGAGAAATACCAAGACGAAAACGGCCGCCAGTGGAAGAAGAATTTTTCAATTTTTGACGAGTCAGATGCTCAAAGTCTCATCAAACAAATTGTCACCAAAACCCTGAACCTCGACGATAAGAAATTCGACCCGCGCAAAGTCCGCTACGCCATCAGCAACGCTAAAAATAAAGGTTTGTCGCCGCAAGAATTCCTAGCCGCTGAACCGGATTACCGAGGGCGCGTAATTGCCGATGTTTATAGTCGCTATCAAGATGCTTTAGCGGCAAACAATGGTTTAGATTTTGACGATTTAATTCTCGTTCCGGTTAAACTCTTATCCCAAAATGAGCAAGTATTGAATTATTGGCATAGAAAGTTTTGCCATATTTTGGTTGATGAATACCAAGATACTAATCGCACTCAATACGATTTGATTCGGATGTTAGTTACAAATAATACTGACCCAAAAGAGTTTGATAAATGGCAAAATCGCTCAATTTTTGTGGTGGGCGATGTCGATCAATCAATCTACAGTTTTCGGATGGCAGATTATACCATATTGCTGGAATTTCAAGAGGATTTCGGCGACAGCTTATCTGACGAGAAAACCCAGACGATGGTAAAATTAGAGGAGAATTATCGATCGCGCGAAAACATCCTCGAACTGGCTAACCACTTAATCGAACACAATACCGAACGCATCGATAAGGTGCTGCGCCCGACTCGCGAACCCGGATCTCCGGTTGTTGTCTGGCGCGCTGACAACGAAATAGACGAAGCGCAATTTGTAGCTGGTCAAATTCAAACGCTGAAGCGCCAAAACTCGGAATACGAACATGGCAGTAACTTTGCGATTCTCTACCGGACTAACGCTCAATCGCGATCGTTTGAAGAAGCGTTAATGTACTTGGATATTCCCTACAATATAGTCGGCGGTCTGAAGTTTTACGATCGCAAAGAAATCAAAGATATCCTAGCATACCTGCGGACGATCGCCAATCCCGACGATAGCGTCAGCCTCAAACGCATCATCAACACCCCGCGCCGCGGCATTGGCGATACGACATTTGGTAAACTAGAAGACGCTGCAACTCAATTGGCGATTCCGTTGTGGGAAATTCTCAGCGATGAGTCTTCTGTAAATACTCTCGTAGGGCGATCCTCTTCGAGGGCTTCGCTAACGGCAAAAGCTATCATTAAGTTTGCCGCGATGATTAGTCATTGGCAACAAAAACTCGAAACCACGCCTGCTTCCCAAATTGTCCAAGGAATTATCGAAGATTCTGGTTATATTGACGATTTGAAAAACCAAGGAACCGAGGAAGCCGAAAACCGGATCGAAAACGTGCGAGAATTGTACAACGCGGTGATCCAATTTGAAGAACAAAACGAAGAACCAACGCTGACATCATTTTTAGCCAAAGCATCCTTAGCCTCAGACTTAGACGACTTAAAAGAAGACGATTCGCGCGTATCGTTGATGACACTGCACTCCGCCAAAGGGTTAGAATTTCCCGTAGTCTTTCTAGTCGGAATGGAACAGGGTTTATTTCCCAACTTCCGCAGTTTGGACGACCCGAAAGCTATTGAAGAAGAACGCCGTTTGTGCTACGTTGGCATCACTCGCGCCCAGGAATTGCTGTTTCTCACCCACACTCGCGAACGCCGCCTCTGGGGAGGATACCGCGAACACTGTACGCCTTCGCTATTCTTGGGAGAATTGCCAACACATTTGCTAGCTGGAAGTACGAAGAAAACTAAGACGACTAAAACGGCTGCATCCAGTGGAAAAACCAATAACTCAACAGCTAATTCCGGGAGTTATCCAGCAGAATGGAAAACGGGCGAACGGGTTTTTCATCATGCTTTTGGAGTTGGAGAAATCACCCATGTTTTGGGAGTGGGCGATCAAACTAATCTAGCAATTAAGTTTTCGGGTTTGGGCCGCAAAATTATCGATCCGAGGACGGCGAAGTTGCAGCGAGTGTGATAGACAAAACCCTAGAAGAGCGGGTTGAAGAAGACCCGGCGGTTGAAACCGCGTCTACACAGGCAAAACCTGCCTCTGCAGGTTGAAGAATGGACGGTTAAATCTTCAGTCCGCGGAGGAGAGTTGCAGAATACCCGGCGGTTGAAACCGCGGCTACACAGACAAAACCCGCCTCCGCGGGTTGAAGAATGGAGGGTTAAATCTTCAGTCCGCGGAGGCGAGTTGCAGAATACCCGGCGGTTGAAACCGCGGCTACACAGACAAAACCCGCCTCCGCGGGTTGAAGAATGGATAGTGAAAATGTGGTAAAAATTACGTTATTTTCTTGAGTCCGCGGAGGCGGACATTGTTTGTATAGCTGCGGTTTCAACCGCCATCTTATCTAAATAAAAAACTCTTATGTCTTACAGTCAATTTACGACAATCGGCAAGGTTAAAGAAGCCTTCAATCTGACAGTAGTTGAAGGAATCAGATTTTTGCCGGAAA is part of the Microcoleus sp. bin38.metabat.b11b12b14.051 genome and harbors:
- a CDS encoding SIMPL domain-containing protein (The SIMPL domain is named for its presence in mouse protein SIMPL (signalling molecule that associates with mouse pelle-like kinase). Bacterial member BP26, from Brucella, was shown to assemble into a channel-like structure, while YggE from E. coli has been associated with resistance to oxidative stress.); the protein is MNSNLQGGTRVDFRSLLTALCLTLTLVSFTGLDPAVAQEQRIRALTVTGRGVEAIPTTQTLVRLGVEVVGTTAAEAQQEAAKQSSAVVELLRSRQVEKLETTGINLNPNYSNESNQQRIIGYTATNTVSFRINTGSAGTLLDDAVRAGATRIQGVSFVAAESAIEQAQKQALKKATQDAQSQADAVLSALNLKRGEILGIQVNGASAPPPMYGQVQSRSANFAITPVVGGEQQIDASVTLQISY
- the pcrA gene encoding DNA helicase PcrA; protein product: MTQTTDYLSHLNPSQRQSVVHYNGPLLVVAGAGSGKTRALTYRVANLVRTNRVDPENILAVTFTNKAAREMKERIEKLLATQQAEAEYSKPLADLAPEIQTKLRSQIYHRITKHIWMGTFHSLCGRILRYDIEKYQDENGRQWKKNFSIFDESDAQSLIKQIVTKTLNLDDKKFDPRKVRYAISNAKNKGLSPQEFLAAEPDYRGRVIADVYSRYQDALAANNGLDFDDLILVPVKLLSQNEQVLNYWHRKFCHILVDEYQDTNRTQYDLIRMLVTNNTDPKEFDKWQNRSIFVVGDVDQSIYSFRMADYTILLEFQEDFGDSLSDEKTQTMVKLEENYRSRENILELANHLIEHNTERIDKVLRPTREPGSPVVVWRADNEIDEAQFVAGQIQTLKRQNSEYEHGSNFAILYRTNAQSRSFEEALMYLDIPYNIVGGLKFYDRKEIKDILAYLRTIANPDDSVSLKRIINTPRRGIGDTTFGKLEDAATQLAIPLWEILSDESSVNTLVGRSSSRASLTAKAIIKFAAMISHWQQKLETTPASQIVQGIIEDSGYIDDLKNQGTEEAENRIENVRELYNAVIQFEEQNEEPTLTSFLAKASLASDLDDLKEDDSRVSLMTLHSAKGLEFPVVFLVGMEQGLFPNFRSLDDPKAIEEERRLCYVGITRAQELLFLTHTRERRLWGGYREHCTPSLFLGELPTHLLAGSTKKTKTTKTAASSGKTNNSTANSGSYPAEWKTGERVFHHAFGVGEITHVLGVGDQTNLAIKFSGLGRKIIDPRTAKLQRV
- a CDS encoding YkvA family protein, which encodes MQSLKQAARQLKKETYAVYLASIDQRVPWYARILAGVTVAYAFSPIDLIPDFIPILGYLDDLIIVPLGIWLVLKMIPPEVLAECREKAAAEIERGKPINRTAAAVIIAIWIGLGILSAIWLKQILKR